Part of the Nymphalis io chromosome 8, ilAglIoxx1.1, whole genome shotgun sequence genome, TTTTTTATGagtgtatatttatgtaattataaggttacatatatttaagatattatgtttaataatatttcaggcTGCAGTGGTATCATCGACATTTAAAGCTTTGGAGCTAATGAGGGCAGATCGAGGAGGAAAAGGGGGTACCATTATTAATGTTTCCTCAATTTGTGCTCTAGCACAATATTCGCCATTTGTCTTCGTATATGCATCGTCCAAAAGTGCAGTCCTTCATTTCAGTAATTGCATCggagtaagaaatatttaaaatacaataatctgTACTATAAACACGTTTGTTTaaagctatttataatttaagagccagttgtaaatatttataaagtcttTTAAGCAAGcacacaaaatttaatatttgtttatcttcTAAACGGCGAAAGGAACGCAGAGTAGAATGCCTTATGGCATTATACtgtggaaataactaaaatcaCTAGGCGAGCCGTATCTACTTCAGTCGAAATTCTAATTTGTTACTGATAATCTGCTTcagattttctttatttaatggGAATGGCCCACCAGGTGATAAGTAATCACCCGTAGACACTGAAACTACAAGTATACTATAAACCACACCTCCAACATCAATGCCATCAACCTATTGCTTAGCAGTAGAACAACTAATGAGTAGGTAGACCAGCCAGtctactaaaatatatacatttaattatgtatattattatttaaaataactaatgtcTAATAAAAAGGTGtagttaaaaaatatcgtaattattattatatacttcttTCCAGATGCAAAATTATTTCCGTCATACTAAGGTTCGCGTAATAGCAATATGTTTTGGAATAACGAACACGGACATGTTTGAAAAATGTATCTCATACGATGATACTgtgaatcaaaatttaaataatattcgagAGTACACCATCAGTCATAATCTTATGCAAACGTGAGTAACaatgctatatttaattttagtaaaactaAAAGTAGCAGCCTGAAAATGTAGAACTGCTGTCGAGCAGCAGCAGCTTTGCTGTtgcatccgacacatgcaggtctcctGCAATTTTCGTTTCACGTAGCCATTTTGGctcttaatttgttttactaCGAAGTAAGGACtgtgtgtatttaattttatacattgcaaatgacaatttaatataaatgactaGAGAATTAAAACTTAACCTTCAAAATATCGGTTATTATACTAAGTATATTCTATATACTTAAATGAAGTATAGTCGTTTCCAATCCAAATTTATTAATGCGCTGCAAAACTGTGGAATACTTCCATTGTCTCTGTATTTACTGATTAGTACAACGTTGATGtattcaaatccagagtaaagaGGTTTTTTATAGGAAAATGTGTTTCATTTTAGACCGCTTTACATCAGGCAACTCAAcgcaaacgctggcctataagataaaaaaaattaaaatgacaaacTACCAAAATTAACAGTATCgctctatatatttttagtatagttACCCGCTATTGTTGTCGCCGTTACTACACAAATGATACTTGTCTTGTTCATACAGACGCCtgacttaatttatataattaatttccagCTCCGAGGTGGCCGCTCAAGGTGTTGTTAAAGGATACGAAGAAGGTAAAAGTGGAAGCACGTGGTTAGTTAAATCCAACAAAATTTGTGACATCACAAGCAATATAAGTAAAGCCTATGAaattatgtcaaaaatataaaacaagacTATAAACATTGATCTATATTTTAGCACCATCTCCTGAAAGTGGCTTCCTTTACTCAGGGTGTTATCAAGAAATATTTGATGTAGatttaaaggaaaataaaacacttctcacattatagtaaatttatattacagaattaaaattgttcaattgtttctttttcttttaatgtaCAAGTACAGCCAAATCAGTTTGAAGACGTTTTAAGCATTTGCACAGTCAGTAGATAAAtgcataaatatgttttatatattaaaattttcagttCAAGTCACGTGGTAACTAGCGTAAACTAGCTTATTTTGGTTTTAGTCACTGTATGTATTATCACACAAATACAATCTGAAAAACGTCTCCAAAGTATCTGTAGTTtgctaaatacaatttttaggATTTTGTTATGATTTTTGTTCATGATTCGAATACAAGCTCACTGAGGATACCGTACGCTTTCTTGATAGTGCTTGTAATATCTCTCACGGGTTTATCAGCGATTGAGAGCCAAGTACTTCCACTTTCACCGTGTTTTATGGCATCTACTACCCCGCGTGCTGCAGACTCGACcctaaaaattattgaaaaattcacATGGAGTAATATAGAAAATGTTtggcattataatattaaaaaaaaaaattgttactaaaataatcttcGAAAAGAAATGAAGAATATGGGGtgcttacatttattttttatatcaatgatattgtaaaacttatatgtacatttatttactgCCTCtatattgctttatttttaatttatttattgattttcttatattaaatttggaGCATTGGGCTcgttaatttttagttaaattattccTTAAGCCATTTTAGTAAtggcaacaaaaaaaaacttaataaataaatgatttaatgagtaaccaatttttattttaaaaatagcttacTTTTGTAAACGGTGAATAGATATACTATCCAGCATTTTTTTTTCGGCTTCCTTGTCAAAATTACCCAATTTTTCTTTGCTTAAGAGCGAGGTGTCGGTGGCACCGAAACAAATCGTCAATACACGAACTCCAGTTCTGTTATAGTATTCAGGTAGCTGATGAATATAGAGGAGGATaataagaaacattttatttaattatataataagttttttgtatcaaatttaataagTCTTAACACCAGCATCAAATTCAGAagtaattcttttaaaataattttgagcaTTTATTACGCTCAAGATTAATAAGacatacctaataataataatgtcctccagaccgattttggccacggcggccaatctcaagagagattagtcaactacgcaggagatattgtagtgcataagtgtgtgcgcaaatacaggtgcactctctattccctagctatcataatccgataggacggcaatccgacacgaccggaaagagttcaggcgcaggaccaacggctttacgtgctttccgaggcacggaaacAACGGAGTGTACacattccaacttccagactccgggctgctactgagaattttctgatagaaaaacccaataactttttacgggcccgacctgggaatatGTTCACCCTGGATCtccggccttacatcaaaccactagaccgaGGCAGACGTACCTACAGTTATAGATTCATAATATTCGTAATATTAGCTttgagttattaaaaaaataagcaataagTAACATTGACTTATGAAAGTAagcgttatttaattttaattcgtaaAATACTCATTGTAATACCTCTAAATTTTACTTTAGAGAGCAATTATTTAAGCAATGCCGTGTATTCTTCTTTTTAATGTCAAATGAATGATGCCAGAAAGAGATAAACTCAATAAaaacagttaataaataaaccgTTAAAGTTTAGCTCACCCCAAGGCAATTACTGAACTGCAAGACAGCGCTCTTTGTACCAAAGTAGATAGGAACTAGAGGATCTTGATATAGAGCAGCGATGGAAGACATGTTCATCACAACACCTCCTTTGCCGCCCTCGTCCTTTCTCATCACGTCCACAGCTTTTAGCGTACTTGCTACTAGTGCAGTCTGTAAACATATGTTTTAAgctattaaaacttaatttaaggTATATTGtttacaagaacatgaaatttcaCGTCTAAAGTTGAATCGCTTGCAAAGCGCAGTTgctcataaaataatgtttaaatatacatcCTCTACtgccacgaaaaaaaaaacgactccttatttttattagtatagatttattGTTTCTATGTTAGGATGTTAAATGATCAGTTATTTCATAAAGAAAAGGAAAAGTTAGATATTAAAAGAATGTattaattgacgagccggtcggcgtggttggtagatacttgcctttcacgcaaggctctttctttttttcaaggtttttttttcaaggttgtgggttcgattcccacccaggacagacatttgtgtgaatgaacatgtctgtttgtcctgagtctgggtgtaattatctatataagtatatatttccaaaaaaaaggagtatatgtagtatatcagttatctggtttccatagcacaagctttgtacaatcttaatttgggatcagatggccgtgtgtgaaaaatgtctcaggatattattattatgtgatgTGTACATATCacataaaatacattcataGTAAAACACAAAGATTACGAgattacgtatgtatgtatattatataaatgatacgcGGTTCATGGTTAATGAccttaaatgttaatattgttaaaataagaatattttttttttattaaaagtatttaacttttataaaattttagttttagctTCTGTTGCTAACATCTTTACATTTTCACTTCagtgcatatttttttaacatacatacGAGTATATCTTCACAATGACGTCATCTTAAAATACCTTTCCAAACCATggaattgaaaaaatacatatcctGAATTATTTCCCCGTCACACAGTATcgcttaaaacaaacaaaatttgtgAGGCAAAGTTTTTTcggtaagaaaataatatattcaatataaatgttcAAATTCGCAAACACTGGCCGCATCGTAGTTTCCACATGTGACAAAGTTCAtcacgatgttatcctttaCCACCATACAAGATAAAAATAAGACTATTAAAacgacttttaatatttattttctttatttttctaagatttaatataatatcatttgattgatcaattgatatttacattttattatctatcgtaaattttaaatattgctattatatataaaataaattatactattaaatattattattaaattaatcagaTTTGAACCAGCGATCTTTGGCTAAAATACATATCTTCTGCCTATTGGGCCAACTcgtttctttaaatgttattacaccgtaattaaaatgtatacttaaATCCTTATTACACCTAAAAATTATGCTTCAATGCCTGTGcgaacattataataaaattataatattaataatgtaataagatATGAGTGTATCTTATCTATCTTATCTATCGTATCTTAAGATACGAGTGTATCTTATTACGtcaatggaataaaaaaaatcgcgtcaattgttttacttaaatttttaaatatcattataatattattgtaacctAGAACTTAAATTGTTTGATATTTCATCGGGTACGGATGTGGCcagttcaaaaataaattctataaaagCAAGCGAGTATGGGATTATCCATTTTAATACATCTTACCACATTAACTTCAATTTCCTTCTTAAACTTATCCTTGCTATCATTCATGATGCCGGCGTTGTTTATAACTATGTCAATATACCCATAATCCTTAATTGTAGTCCGATATGCTCCAAATAAATCGTCCTCATTTGTGACATCTCCCTTTATAAACTTAACCTTATTCGCGccgtactttttatttaattcattttgtaaAGCGATTCCTTTGTCCTCTGCAATATCCAGATTGGTGACGTgctaaaacataacaataatatttatctgaTTGGTCCTTCCTCTCCTCTTCAGGAAAGCTTAGAGCTTATACCactacgctgttccaatgtaggttggtggatacacttgTTTTCAGATTTTCATACGGaacattcaggtttccttacgatattttccttcacctccaagcacaagatgaattataaacacaaatcaaaatcaaagcCAGTGGTGCTTGGTCTGTTTGTACCCGCGTGTTTGAAGCtgcaatcttcagttaagattcctGACTTCTAGCCACTGAGCCTAGAAGTAAGAAATTTCTTATGttccttacagtgccaatgtctatgttcAGAGGCAACTACGACTACTTATCATCAGGTTGTCCGTTTGCTCTTCAATCTGCCTACAATAAAGCTAAAAAGTGTGATGTCTACCCAAggcgttaaatttattattatatattcctaaCTTACACCGGTTTGTAAGAATATTTGTACTTATTACGAGTCTAAAGTCTGATAATTACTTCGAATGAACTTGAATGCAAATATTGAAATAACGTATTATTACACCTAACTagcatttcatttcatttgacaTACTCAAGTTTCCTTCCTTGTTTTCAGTTGATCGATGAGCATAAatcgattattataaatacaaattttaagttTCATTTTGCTATGCGTTGAAACTTAAAACATCTAGCCTAGATTTAAACCCACAATATTTGATTTAGATCCACGTCTGAACCAAAACATTTGTTCATGTATTTCTAATCATCTGTGAtcttaaaaatctttaatatataatataatgtaaataaataagaccacataaaaataaaaagttacaaacTTTTACATAAAATGCATTAgaatattaatgtatgtaatgaaAGGAAATATTGTGATAATCAGCAAAATATTGAAGCTATTTAAACTTACCTACAgggaaatattaatatagtaagTACGAcagtattttacaataaaacaaaaatacttaattaatagataaatgTTAATAGTCACAAAAAACTACTAGataataaaagattatgttatttaatcttcaaaaaatatcaatataaaaaatttaaatcaaaaaactaacaaaaatgggaaaatattttttgcaaatgcgtatataatataaaaattatactaaaacttACTTTAACATTTTCTTCTAATAAAAACTCAACAACTTTAGCACCGATGCCAACAGACCCTCCcgttataaaaacgactttatTCCTTAAATCGAGCATGACTTACGATTCGCTGTCAACTTTATAATAAACTGCATAACGTAGCGGTCggccaatatatatattcgtatataaCATCGTATGTATATATAGGCGGAGCATTTAGATGGAGCAGcgataacaaaaacaaatgggAATTTCTGCAAGGATGAAGTGATCATCGTAATAATAAAGGGATACTTGTCGGTTAAAAGTTAAGGTTTAATAACTACGTATGAAAAAACCTAAGACAGTAAGGGATGTTATTAGGCAAAATTGTAAGTAGTTAAACATGCTCAGCTACCCGTTAACCTGAAACACAATTAAGTAAATTCCTGTTTAgaggtagaatatgtaatgagtgttgagtacctacccagacgatatTACACAAAACCTTACAACCAAGTTAaatgacagtaacagcctgttaatgtcccactgctaggttaaggctcctctcccttttgagtagaaggtttggagcttattcgaccacgctgctccaatgcgggttggtagaatatacatgtggcataatttcaatgaaattagacacatgcaagtttctttACGATAGGGAGTGCAATCCACCCGTCACAAAGGGTAAGGTGGTCTTAGGCAGCCAGCACAACAACGTTGGACGGCGCCAGGCCGAGGAGGAAACTGCTATGTCGACATGAGAGAAGTATACAGATTCCTTCAGATGAATATCAACCACTGTGCTAGGGCTCAGGAACTgctactgcagtccatggcAGAGTGGGGGATCGatctggctgtggcctgcgagccttATTACGTCCCTCCTATACCTCACTGGGTAGGAGACCTAGACGACACCGTGGCGGTCATCACTCGTAGCGGAACGGGTCCCcccctctcactcattgagaggggctcgggatACGCAGTGGTGGAATGGGGGGAGTATTCAGTTGTAGGTACGTACTTCTCTCCCAACCGCAGCCTGGCAGAGTTCGATATTTTTCTCGACTCTGTCAGGGCCACGGTAACCAGTCAGTCACCAAGACTGACTATGGTCCTCGGTGACTTTAATGCCAAGTCACGCGCCTGGGAAAATCCAgccacgaatccgcgaggaagGGCCGTCCAGGTGTGGGCTTTACTTTCTTGCCTGTCCCTACTCAACAGAGGGAAGGTTCAAACCTGTGTGAGACATAACGGAGGTTCCGTGGTGGACCTATCATTCGCCACCCCTGTCGCTGCACGCAGAGTGAGGAATTGGAGGGTGGAAGgagaggtggagactctgtcggaccacagaTACATCCGATTTGAGATCTCTGCCTCCCACGGGCCAATAGAACCTCcgagggtgccaaccacgctcccAAGGTGGTCTCTTGGCCAGCTAGATCGCGAGCTGATCAAGAAGGCCGCCACCGTGAAGCGATGGGGTTCCGCGGGAAGGTGGGAGGACACCAATGTAGAAGAGCTGGCTAGCTGCATGCGCAACGCTCTTAAGGaggtgtgcgatgcggccatgccgagggcCTGACGTAGAACACCCCGCCGTCAggtgtactggtggtcgcccgaaattgCTAAACTTCGAGTGACGTGCAACCGGGCGCGGAGGGCCTACGTCCGCTGTCGCAGACGAAACGGCTTCGACACGGAATTAGAGGGACAGTTGCTGGCCGTTTACCGCCAACTGAAAAAGGAGTTGCAACAGGTAATTTGTCGGGCCAAGGAACGAGCGAGGGAGGAGATGTTGGCTGACCTATAGGGATCCATGGGGGCGCCTGTACCGAGGTGTGCGAGGAAAAGTTAGCACCCACGACGCTCCCGTGACGGAAACGATGCCGCCGGAGCCTCTCCTGCGCCTGGTTGGGGAGCTTTTCCACCTTCCGGCTGAGCATGTCCCTCCGCGAATGGCTCCTCGCTCCGTGATCGAAGAAGAAATTGTGGCTCCACCACAAATCACGGTAGGatacgcaagcgatcccgtgacgccccttcgacaagacggagtgggtaccgctggttttttagtgggtattccggcgccttcagtgccggcgagccccacatacccccccccaactcatgtgggggaaacgcgtaaatgcgtttttccagcgaaaaaaaaaaaaaagtttctttacgatgttttccttcaccgtagagaacgagatgaattataaacacaaattaagcacatgaaaatttagtggtgcttgcccgggtttgaacccacgatcatcggttaagattcacgctttctaaccactaggccatctcggatatGTACTATTACTgagttaaatttaatgaaaaaacatGGCATACTGGTTTAGTGTGTTAGAggtttcaaaatttaatttttaatctcttTTATTCTATATCTTTTTCTATAACTCTTATAAGCTAATAGCTACCTGTTCCAACATCGTAGGgtaaaaaaaggattttatttCATGCAGTTTTTAaccaatgaattataaacattcgccaatcgATACATTCATCCATACAGTGTTAAGGCCATATAAATATGAGCAAATATAgtgaatacataataatttaaagatccAAATTAACTCGAAAcgaaatttatctatatataggtAGATAAAGTTAGATAACAAATATTAAGCCATGGGTGCTACTTTCAAatactcttaaaaatatttaatatatcatacacctaaactaataattttagcttttgatttaaaataaattaaaacgagaTGTGTTTGTAGTTAGGCAGTAATTatataagacaaaaaaaattaaccaatgGAATGACATTCaaagcaaaattattaatttattttagcagTCGGCCCAAAATAAGAAAGTATAAGGACCTATTATCTATTtgcaataaatgttaaattcacATAGACCACACCAAATATTGCAAATTTAAGATGAACGTCAACGACTTGACTAAGACCCCCGCTTACTTCCCCGCCATCGCTGACcaccataataattaattgatgctTTTCTAGTTGTTGTCTTTATGTATCTTCTAAGGCTTAGTCAGCTTACGAAAAcagttttttaacaaaacactGAAATAGTTTAGCcttattgtacaaaatatttaaaaactatataccaTTCTCGTttaatgttttatcttttaGTGAAAAAAGTATCAAAATCCGTTGTGCGGAGATACGGACAGAAGAATTGagtgactttgttttataatatttattatatttttatattcaagatTAAAGTTATTAACATATATGATATTCCAAAGTATTTCGATAACCTAACGTGATCTTTGACGGgctaaattaaataatggttCACAAGACcacctttatttta contains:
- the LOC126770402 gene encoding 15-hydroxyprostaglandin dehydrogenase [NAD(+)]-like yields the protein MFSLENKVAIVTGGANGIGASIVREFLAANVKHVSILDIDESSGSKFEEDLSLIYSADKAKFYKCDVTKDEEISAIFHEVIEKFGVIDVVVNNAGLATENLTTYKREIDVNYAAVVSSTFKALELMRADRGGKGGTIINVSSICALAQYSPFVFVYASSKSAVLHFSNCIGMQNYFRHTKVRVIAICFGITNTDMFEKCISYDDTVNQNLNNIREYTISHNLMQTSEVAAQGVVKGYEEGKSGSTWLVKSNKICDITSNISKAYEIMSKI
- the LOC126770064 gene encoding alcohol dehydrogenase 1-like, translated to MLDLRNKVVFITGGSVGIGAKVVEFLLEENVKHVTNLDIAEDKGIALQNELNKKYGANKVKFIKGDVTNEDDLFGAYRTTIKDYGYIDIVINNAGIMNDSKDKFKKEIEVNVTALVASTLKAVDVMRKDEGGKGGVVMNMSSIAALYQDPLVPIYFGTKSAVLQFSNCLGLPEYYNRTGVRVLTICFGATDTSLLSKEKLGNFDKEAEKKMLDSISIHRLQKVESAARGVVDAIKHGESGSTWLSIADKPVRDITSTIKKAYGILSELVFES